The Coturnix japonica isolate 7356 chromosome 9, Coturnix japonica 2.1, whole genome shotgun sequence genomic interval AATAAGTATCAACCTGGCTCACCATGTGTAATGCATGGTAGGGCAGAATAGGGTAGAAAGTACTGCAGTAATAGTAGCATGGCAAGGTGcttggctacagcaaatgaaaacaaggcccaaatgcagcagatacagaaatgaaaaagagatgCTTACCTTCAGAAACCTCAGATAGGCAGAGATCACCAGTGAGTTGTTCTCACCTTCCCcctgccaacccttaaatgaggtctgggaagggatggatcctgACTCCACCTCTTCCATTCACTCAGGCACATTGCGTTcagctgagctccctgggttggccctgccttcccaccaggtgctccatcattgcttcaggccatgactcagaTACACCATTAGTTTAGCTTTCTCCTCTGTGGACTTCTCTAGCTTTACTTTCAGCTCATGCAGCTTAGTTTGGTGGTAACCTGTGTGTTTGTTGTCCCAGCACCTCCTGttcctgctgccttttcaaGAACTCTGTTTTCAGGCAACAGCTCTAATGCCTGATTTCTTCCACCTTGCACCCAAGCAGATCCCACTCTGCAGAAATATTCTTCATCCCCACTGCTCTTCTCCTGCCCCTTTATATCATCCTGCTCCTGTGTGCTGAGGACCTTCAGTTCTCTGTCCCAAGAGAGCATCCCTCCTGGCACGATGCATTGATTGCAGGGTTGCTGTCTGgatagaacaagaggaaatggtttcatacTGAAAGATGGGATGTTTAGACtagatgtaaggaagaagcTGTCTGCacaaagggtggtgaggcactggtacgggctgcacagagaggcagtggatgcCCCAAACATGaagacacccaaggtcaggctggatggggctctgagcatctgatggagctgtaggtgtccctgttcagtgcagagggttggaccagatggcaCCTAAGAGTCCTTTCCAATTCAAATTGTCTTATGATTCTGCGACCTCTGCTTCTCTCTACCCTGCTCCCCTTCCTTCACACAGCTGGGTTTGGCCCCACACCCTGAGTCCCTGGGGGCAGATGGGTGCTTTTCAGAGCAGGGAGGGTGGTTTGCAGGGGTTAAAAATACCTGGGGCTGTCCTTGACCTACACTGGAGAGAGTGGGGAGCGTGGAGGAGTCCACTCCCTCCACCaaatgcagctcagagcaggaggTTCCTGTGGGTTCTGCTTGTCAGCAGCACATCTCTGCAAACTCCTGCAGCCCAAGGGGACCCCATGGCTGGGGGGGTGCACTGTGGTGGGGCTGTCACTGTGCGGTGGTGCTGAGCGTGGTGCACTCAGCTGGTAGGCAGATGAGTAATGCTCTCCTCCGGCCAAGCCCACAAGCTGCTAAGTTTAGCGGTGAGTTGTATTTTTCCAAGCTGTCTCGAGTCCCTCGGTGattcagagctgctcagctttgctgcaccagcagccccagctgtgtgAATGTGTTGGGATGGGGCCAGCACGGATGCAGCCGGGACTGTCCCAGTTCTGGGCTGTGAGACAAAACAAGGTGACATCACATTGTTGGGACTTGGAGGTACCAGGTGTTGAGCACTCCTTCCCTGCCTgtctctgctcctctcccttgCTTATAGCCAGGGGGTGCACAGTCATGCCAGCCTCTGCCCATGCTTTCCCTGCAGAAGTGCCCTAGGGCTGTTCCCTGTGCACCATGCCCTGCATGCATCCTTTCTGCCAGAAGGGTTTGGGGGGTGCTGTCACATTCTGCCCCAGCGCCATGTGCTGCATCTGCCCCTGCTGGGGCCGCGCTGCTTGGAAGCTGCTGAGTGTGACATTCCTCTGTCAGACCAGGTCCGGGGTGGTGCTTTTCCAGCTGCACTGGGTTTAGATTTCTATGTGCCTCTCTGGAAGCTGTGTGCCTGGAGGGTGACTCAGAGCgggcagcagcccagcagttCTAGCAGTGGGCAGCCAGAGCTGGCAGAAAAGGGGCGATAAGGCCGGGCCAGCCCCACTCTGTACCAGGGTGCAAGACAGCTCCCAGCCACTGTCTGACCTCCCAGTGCATCACTCATGGAAGCAGGGAGTCTATTTTGGGAATGGCATCTCTGGGAAAATCTGCTGCATCAAAGGCATGAGAAGTAAAGCAGTTGGGGacagtgttttcaaaatgcCTATTTTCCATCCCAGCTTTTCTCCTGGGTGCACGCAGCCgagcagcagaggatgctgtgtgGGCAGAGCCAGGCTGGGTGCTCCCCCTGGCACAGAGGGGACCTGCACCCCCAGAACATCCCACAGCAGCCAAGCCCCATGCTCATCCCCCTGGGAACACCCACTAGATGTGATGTGGCAGTAACTGCTGGAAAGGTCTCTCTCCCACACTCTTCTCACAGTCCAAGTCCAGCTGCAAACTGCTGTCttcatctctgcagcctgcagggtcTCCTTGCCCTGCGTGCCACCAGCCCAGCTGGCATGGCAcactgcacagagaggcagagaaCAAGTGACTCTGCACCCAGCACCCGTGTTGTGCTGAAGAGTGTGTTCAGAGGCAACGCTGTGCTGTTCCCATCTCAGGCAGCTCATTAGGGTGTCTGGGACCTGAGCTGCTGCGGAAACGTGGGTGGGCTGAGATGAGATTAGAGGCAGCCGGGAAGTCCCACTGCCCCGTGGTtagcacagggctgctgctggctcagaaCAAGGCACCATGTGCTGGTTTTCCCATGCTGATATCTCTTGAACTTCTgcttgtggctgctgctggatcAGGCTGCCTGGGAGAGGTAGACACAGGGCAGCCAGGCAGGTGGTGAGGCTGAAggaagagcagggctgggtgtaGGGTTTTGTGCCCCACTCCCCACTCTCTGTGGTGCTGGGCTCCATCACCATGTGCCACGGCTCAGAGGGGCTGTGCTTGTGGGCACCAATCCTCACTGGCCAACACCTCATGGGTGAGCTATGCTGTGGGCACCTCAAAGCTGTGCAGAATCCAGAGGCATAACACACTCCTGCCTGCTGTGGCTGGAGACcctctgcacagtgctgtgagggggctgtgcacagctgcaggTCCTAAGGGGACTGCAGTGGGTGAGGTGGGTGCTGTGATGTACCGAGGTGATGCTGGCAGCAGCGGGGCAGGATGGTGCTCCAGTGAGTCACAGTccctggctgtgtgctggggggctgcagggctgagctgcacGCAACGTGCTGGCTGACGTGCACGGCGTGTTCTCAGGGCCGACTGCTTGTCTTCAAGTGAGAGGGTTCACAAGCAAGATCCCAGCCACTCCATCTCCCAGTCAGTCACTGTGTTTGCTGAGGAAGTGTGAGCTGGAAGCCgctctgctgcagtgatttCCGtaaccctgctgctgcccctgtgCTGATTCATTGATTTGGACGGGTTATATACTGGGAGGGGAAGCGTGAACCGCACTCGGCGCTCCTGCCAGCACGGAGCTGTGCTCTCTCAGTGCTCGCGGCTGCAGGACATGGGTAAGTCTCCCTTCTGCTGTAAGCCCCCCCAGAGCAGCCTTGAGACCCCCAGGGACCCTCAGAGCATCACCAAGGGGTGGGAGAGTGGTTGGGTGGTGTGCACACTGAGCACCTTTTGGTGAGCGGGAGGTTTTTGTCCTACAAGGGTTCTTCAACAAACTGAATTTAGGTGGGCAAAGTTTCTTAATTGATAACCcataaagaatgagaaatgggGGGACAGAAGCTTAGGGGGGCTGAGGTTAGTATCGCTTGGATGCTGATGGGTTGGTTGTTCATCTCCTTGGTCTGCAATTTTTTGTCcctaaaaagagaaagggaggtAAATTGCTTTCAGCTGTCTTTCCTGAACTGCCCTCCAGTTGGATGCTTCGTGAGCTTACTTACAGGGAGTTACATGAGCTGTGCTTTTGATGTGCAAAGCGTTTGGTGGAGTTTATAAGCTGCTTGCTATAAACAAAACTGTTCTGGGATGCAGATTGTTTCCATATGTGAGCCATAAGCTGTGCTGGTTGCAGAGGGCTCCTCCCTACCCTCCAGCAACAGGCTCTTCCCTGCACTCCTGTGTAGTCCCAGCCATGCCCAGCTGAGCCCTGCTTTGTGCCTGGGAAGCGCAGGTTTCCTCCTGTCGTGTGCCACTGGGAGCTGCCAGCTGGGCACAGACTGCTGCTGTACCCATGGGTGGGCTCCCAGGGCAGGAAGGAGGGGAGAATGACCTTGGTGTGTGCAAATACATGATGGCATAGCAAAGCCCTTTTCCTCCAGTAGCTCCTGTGGCAGCCCTGGGCTCTTCTGGTGCTGGTGACTGCTGGTTTGGGGCTCTCCACCTTTTGGAGATGCTGGCAGCATCAGGACCAGCTCACCAAGCTCACTGCAAAACAGGAAACCACacttgcagctgctggaggagcgGGACACGCCAGGGATGCCACTAATAGCTGTGGTGTGGCAGCAAGGCGCTGCAGCCGGCTCTGCCCTGCCTGGCCTAGAACTCCTGGGAAGGAGTGTGCCTGGCCCTGGGAAGGCAGCACCCATCCCGGGGTGGGTGCTGAgcctccttctttcttttcactgcagGCCTCATGGAGCAGGGAGgttggtggctgctgctgctgctgctgctgggcttccACCCAGCCTGCGGGCAGTGCCCGGAGCAGTGCCAGTGTGTCCGCACTGCCCAGGTGGAGTGCTCCGGCGCCAGCATCACCGCTGtgcccagccccatccccgCCAATGCGATGACCCTGCAGATCATCAACACGCGCATCACCGAGCTGGGTGAGGCATCCTTTGGCAACGCCTCCCTGCTCATTGGGCTGCGGATCGAGAAGAACGACCTGCAGCGCGTCAGCCCCGACGCCTTCCAGCACCTGCCCGACCTGCGCTACCTCAGCCTGGCCAGCAACAAGCTGCAGGAGCTCCCGGTGCAGGTCTTTCAGCCCCTGGGCAAGCTGGAGTCgctgctcctctccagcaaTCAGCTGCTCCGCGTGGAGCCCGACCACTTCGCCCATCTGAGCAacctgaaggagctgcagctgcacggGAACAACCTACGGGAGCTGACGGAGGGGCTGTTTGACCAGCTCGCCAGCCTCACCAAGCTCAACCTGGCCCGCAACAACCTCGACCGCCTGCCACCCCGCGCCTTCGAGCGGCTGCCTCAGCTGCAGGTGCTGCGGCTCTATGAGAACCAGCTGCGGCACATCCCGGCAGGTGCCTTTGATGCACTGCCcgagctgcaggagctgggccTGCACCAGAACCAGCTGGAGATGCTGTCCCCAGAGCTCTTCGTGCACAACGGGAACCTGCAGAAGCTCTACCTCTCCAACAACCTCCTCACTGCGCTGCCTGCCGGCATCTTCCTGCCGCTGCGTGCCCTCTCCAAGATCACCCTGCACGTCAACCGCCTGCGTGACATCTCCCCAGCCGCCTTCGGCCCCATGCCCAACCTGCGGGAGCTGTGGCTCTATGAGAACGAGTTGGCTGCTCTCCCCGCTGCCGTCTTCAGCAACCTCACCcaactgcagctcctggtgctcAGCAAGAACCAGCTCCGATCGCTGGCTCCGGGGGCTTTCCGGGGGCTaggtgagctgctggagctctcGCTGCACTCCAATGCCCTGCGCCGGCTGGATGCTGGAGTGCTGGGGGGAATGCCCAAGCTGCAGAACATCTCCCTGCAGAACAACCGCCTGCAGACGCTGCCCCGAGGCTTCTTCACTGCCACTCCGAGGCTGCAGCACATCCAGCTGCACGCCAACAACTTGGAGAGCCTGCCTGCAGGCATCTTCTCCCCGCTGGCCGCCGTGCGGGAGGTGAAGCTGCACAACAACTCGTGGCGTTGTGATCAGGCCATCCTGCCCCTGCGCGCCTGGCTGGAGGCCAACCCCAGCAAGGTGGGTGACAGCCCCCCAGTGTGTGCCCAGCCGGCCCCGCTGCGAGGAACACCCATTGCCgggctgcagcaggaccagATACCCACTGCCCGGCCCAGCACCCCGCTGCCTGCCCGCCCCTCCCAGGAAACACTGCCATCAGGGCCCCCCACCACGCTGACGGCCACTGCTGTGtctcaggaggaggaggaggaggaggaaggcagggggTGGTGGGGGCTGACGCGCACACAGAGCACGGTGGTGGGGGCCATCATTGTTCTGGTGTGCGtggccctgctctgtgccctcGTGGCACTGGTGGTGTACGGCTGTAGAAAGAAGAGCCACGTGGTGCTGATGAGGATGAAAGCACCCAATGAAGCCTGATTCCCCATGAGCTCTGGGGACAGTGGTGCTGCTGAGGGACCCAGAGCTGGATGGACAGCATCACTCCATGTGCCACGTccgctgtgctgctctgcttcactGAGCCCGTGCTCTGCAAGCAGGGTGTCAACCACTGGTGTCCCCTTGGCTGCCCTGtccccagcccctcctgcctCCATGTACAATCCCTTCTTAGGGCCAGCAGCCATAGTACGGGGTGCTGAGtagcagagcagggagcagcagcctgGCCACAGAGTGCTGGGACTCCCCCTCCCTCACCTCACATCATCCCCTTGagctgtccccagccccatgccCTCAGCCTGTGCTGAGGTGTGAAGCCATCACACAGGGCCAGGATCTAAGCACACACCCTCATCCCAagaagggctgtgtgtgcctttgcagctcagccctgcagggctgggctgcctCTGCTTGGCTTTGAGCCTGATGCGCTCCATGGTGGCACACCCCAGTGACTTGGCTGCATCCACgctgccctccctgcctgcaggcagcacagcgAGAGCGGAGCATCTTCCTCTGCCTCCAGCAGAGTCCTTGTTCTCACACGCCTGTGTTTCCCATGCCAGCAGCACTGCGGGACTGCGTGTGCCCTGGGCATCCACCAACTGCAGCCCTACCCAGCACAGCCGCACCCTCTCCTCTCCTTGTTCTCAGCCCTGAGAGTGCCCACTCTgtgcctgctcctgctgccttctcccAGCCTGAATGCTGCTGGTGGCATAAGGCAGGAGGGTAAAGCCCTGCTCTGCAAGGTCTGGCTGTGGGCAGGTGGGACTGCATTGCCCCAGCAGCTACTGTGCCTCCTCCAACCAGCaaggcacagccacagctccatgTGTGGCACTGGGCCGTATGGGGTATGGTACTCTGGGACAAGAGTTTCAGTGGGTGGTGCTGCTTGTTCCACTCCAGGAGCCAGTGTTGGCACAAGCAAAGATGCAGTTGTGTGTATGTGATGGGATGGATGCTCTTCTGCGCTGAGACCTGCACAACAACTGCAAGCAGGATTCTGCCTTGGGGCTGTTCGGTACCACTCTGTGACCATTAAAGCACAGTTGTCCAAATCCAAGAGCTGTTTGTTTACTTCTCTGTGGTGAGAGGCACCCTTGGTatgagccagcagggagaggagctcTGATTTCCTGCCTCTCTCTAGCAATTCTTTCATAGTGAGAATAAGCCCATGCAGGCTGCTGGGACACTGTGAGTGTGTCAtggctgcacagcccagctgggcTGGGGTGAGGGAGGGCTTAGCCATCCCATGGCAGCACAATGGCTCTTGGAGGGCTAATAGGGACCTTGGCAAGCTTCCTGACAGAAATGCTAAGATCCTTGCAGCCCTCTGCATAGAGCAGGGCTTCTAAGAGTGCCTTCACCGGTGGCCCTGCCCCCCTGAACCATACCATGATGGCCCTGAGGTTTTtccccttcaccaggtgctgctctgcttcactGAGCCATGCCAGTCCCCTCTCCTGGGCAACTCTTGCTGGTCTCATGCCTCAGTGAGTCCAATAGAGCCCAAGGACTCTCCTGTTGGGCTGCTGAAGGCAGGCATGCTGTGTTTGGTGTGGGCCTGATGCCACCACCTCAGGGCACAGCTGGGACCATGACCATGATTCCCCATTGGGATGCCTGCTTGtagctgctgccctgcacccCGTGTGCATTCACCTCTGTTCCCCAGGGCCGGGCTGTCTTTTGGAGTACTCCAAGGACAcgggttgttgttgttgctgatAAGCAGAAAGGGGCAGCTCCACCCCAGCAGGAACATGTTGTCAGCTGCCTCCACATCCGCCCCAGGACACATCTTCCCTTCTCAGAGAGTTTCACTCCTGGCAGCAGGCTGTGTGCTCCCTGCTGCGGTGGTCCCCATGATGCCGCTCTCGGTAAGTGGCAGCTGtaggctgtggggctgaggacAGGGCTGTAGGGCAGGTGGGGAGTGCTGGAAATGCGTTGGGTGTTGGGAGGGATGGCTGGGCCCaacactgccctgcagcactgccataAAGCCAGAACCCCCCCAGCTGCAGGCATCTCCGGGTGGATGTCACTGTGGTGTGGCAGTGTCCCcatcacagcactgtgctgctcaggatGAGCACAGCATCGTGGGGTGTTCCAGCTCAGCCCTTGCACATCTACAGACACGTGCCTTTAGCAGGAGCTCAGGCTCCagaattttaatgcaaaagGAAGCTTTGGATGGGCAATTAGGAGCGCAACAGctcagctgccctgcagcaggggctgaggctgcactcctcctgcagtgcagcgtgctgctccctgctgtgctggggctgggagccctGCTGGCCTGGGGgctgcccctgccctgctccctgccttgCCAGTGCTACGGCCTCGCCAGCGTCTTCTGCTcagaggagaggatgagggagATCCCGGAGGGCCTGCCTGGCAATGCCACACAGCTCTTCTTTGTGGAGACAGCCCTGAGCCGCATCCGGAGCGGTGTGCTGGGCCCCAGCACCGTCCTCACCAAACTGGTGTTCATCAACAACCGCATACAGGAGCTGGAGCCTGGTGCCTTCCGTGGGCTGCCTGGCCttgctgagctggagctgtcGGGCAACCCACTGCAATCCATCCACCCAGAGCTGTTGAAGGGGCTGCCCAGCCTCACTGTACTGTCCCTCAGCTCCAACGCCCTCCACTCACTGCACCCAGAACTCTTcactgctgtgggcagcctgcagGACCTACGCCTGCGGGGAAATAGGATCGAGGCACTGCCTCACGACATCTTCCACCCGCTGCAACGCCTCCAGGCCTTGGACCTCTCTCAGAACGTGCTGGCTGAGCTGCCCGAGGGGCTGCTGGCCCCTCTCACTGCTCTGCGCATCCTGAAGCTGAGCGACAACATGCTGGCACGGCTGCCACCCCGCGCCTTTGTAACACTAATCCACTTGGCTGAGCTGCACCTGGATGGCAACCAGCTGGCAAAGCTGCCACCTGGTGCCTTCACTGGGCTGGTGGGGCTGCGgcggctgcagctgcagcacaacacCTTGGGCAGCCTGGCCCCTGACACCTTCCCTGGCCTTACCAACctcacctccctcagcctggAGGGGAACCGCCTTACCCAGCTGCCTGCCACCCTCCTCCAGGGCACCCCGTCCCTCCTGCACCTCTCACTGGCCCGCAACCGCCTGCAGACGCTGCCCAGGGGCCTTTTTGCCAACCTGTCAGCGCTGCAgagcctggtgctgcagcacaatGCCCTGTCCCACCTtcccactgcagcctttcatgGGCTGACAgagctgacagcactgcagctgggacaCAACAACCTCTCCACACTGCCTCCTGGGCTGCTGGGTGAGCTGCCCCGCCTGACATCACTGGGACTTGAGCACAACCGCCTGTCCCACCTGCCCACGGGCTTCTTCGATGCCAATGAGGAGCTGGTGCgtgtggggctggagagcaACCCCTGGGTGTGTGACTGCCGCCTCGCCTACCtgctgagctggctgcaggTGTTTGCCGAGCCCCTAATCCACCTGCAGGCCTCCTGCACTGGCCCTGCTGCCCTCGAGGGACGGCCCCTCCTGGAGGTGACCCTCCAGCCGCAGGTGTGTGCTcgccagcagggctgggacgCAGCACCTGGGGAGGACACACCAGGGCAATGCACCTACAGCGACCCTGAGGGCACCCTGCATGTATCCTGCAACGCCAcgagctgccagcagctcagccttcgcctccctcctcctcctcgtgGGGAGGCAGCGCGGCTGGGGCCCGAGCACCAGGGTGACTGGGTGCTGCGCTCCTCCTGCGGCACGCTGCGGGTCAGCGTCCTGGTCACGGCGTGGGATGGAGAGAAGGACGTGTCACCTGGTGTCCCTGCTGCGCCCTAGGGCACGGCACTCTGCTCAGCGGGACGGTGCAGCCACTTCAGGCAGGGGAATGACGACGTGTTCTGCTTTGATATCCCCACCGTGGTCACCAGCCCCAGGGGCGGCACTGCCGGTATTTATTCACCCAGCCACGCGCTCCCCGTGTATTTCAAATATCATTAAAAAGTagatattaattaattacccgTGTGCAGCCATTTCCCGGAGCAGAGAGCGAATAAAGTAAAGCGGCTGCGATTGCGTGGGGACGTGTCTGTGTGCCCCGATGTCCCGCTGCCTGGGCACATGCGGGCGCTGCCGCCGGCGTCTGTCGGGCGCCCGGTCCCAGCTGAGCCCTTCGCCCCGACGGCGCTGCGGCTGTACCGAGACGAGCGGTGCTGCGGCTCCACCTCGTGGCCGACGGGCAGGGGCGGTCCGGGAGCGGGCAGTAGGGGGTGGGCCCGAGGAAGGCGACGCTCATCCCGGCTGGAGGCTGCTCGCGTGCCCCGATCCTGGCACCGTGGATCGGGGTCGGCTCCGGAACGCGGTGAGGCGCGTGGGAGAAGGTGGAGTGCTTTGCCATTTGCCTGGAAACAGAGCCAGGCAAAGCAGTAGCTGAACCTAAAtaagagcaaagcaaaaaccaaaaaggaaatgtttaaatgCAGTTCACCCTAAGAAGCATTGCTTTGCTTGTCGATACAAGCAATTGCCCGAATCAAGCACGGCACTTTCTCTACAAGCCCCCCCTGTACCTGCCAGGAGCCCCCGGTGTCCCCATCAGGGCCCCTCCTCATGCTTCCAGCCAGCACCAACCCCACAACCAGCTGCCAGGACCTGGAGCCCTGGAACCCAGCAGGACCACAGGTCTCATCGCTCTTATTGGCTGAAACAAATGACTTTGGAGCAGCACCTGTTAGCTACATCAGCTGCTCCTTGAGGAAGGAAAACCGTGCCGGTCTGGAGAACTTTGTGTTTCCCTGGATGTGAATGGCCAAGTGGTGCAGGCAGATAACGCCTGGGAGCAAGCTGCATCCTCACCAGCAGTGCCTGGGCTGCTCCCCGTGCTGTGCTGGGCGTTAtctcccccagcagccccaaagCCAAGCCTCGTGCCTGGCCATGGATAAGGAGCTTCCCCCCAGGTGAGGGGACCCTTAGCCCTGTGCCTCACTCCCTGCATAGCGCAGTGTGCCGGCAGCTGGACTTGTCTGGGAGCGCTCAGGTATGTGACGTGAAATGCTTGAAAATGTGCTGGGAGGGGCAGTTCTGGGGATCCGCTTCCCTGTGTCTCTGATCCTGGGACCACTTCTGGTCTCTGAAGGCTTATTCATGAAGGCTTGCAAGTAGCTGGCACTGCCGCTGCATGGCTGAGCTACTGCCCTGCTGAGCGCTGGTCTCTTTATTCTATTATTATGATACATGATAGAAGGGTCCTGAGAGCTGAACAACAGGGTGGTGCCACGGCTCATGAACTGTGGACAcacattttgttgttcttcataACCAACTTTTGGAACCCTTTTTCCAGGATGATGAAccagcatttccttttccttttcttcctctgcttccatccCCACAAATGCCAAAGTCAAACCCTGGGTGCAGATCCATATGAAACGCCCAAGGATTACCAGGAGGTCTACAGAGGGTCCAAAAATGATGTCAAGGAGGTTCCAAAGATTGCAAAGTCCTTCATTTCTGAGATGATTTTTGTGCAAACCAGCATCACTGCCATCAGGAAAGGCGCCTTCAGGTACATGcctgtcacgggttacttagatttacctatgcccgtgacaggggaagccaNNNNNNNNNNNNNNNNNNNNNNNNNgcttcccactctccgagaagttcgagagaagaagaagggcactccagcctgggaacgagattatacagcgtcctggtcccgtgacttatcattaaccctgttgttctctgggatatgtagtcttcttctgtggactgcacattcaatagaagtatccatactttacatgatgttatgatgtggaatactgatactgatagcaaaattacaaaaccatgacaatgcCCAACCTGACCAAGATTTTATTCATTGGCAACAATATTGAGACAGTTGAATCTGGGGCCTTTGATGGTTTGGAGAAGCTGAGGGATTTGGAGATCTCTGGTGCCTCCTTAGAAGAACCAGCTGTGGGCACTTTCCAGAACCTTCCAAGCTTGCAAAGGCTGGAGCTGAGAGACAGTCGCATCAGACACATCCCCAAAGGCCTGTTTGAAGGGCTGGAGAATCTGGGAGAGCTGTCCCTGCACATCAATGCAATCCCTTCTCTTCCAGAAGGTATTTTTGATTCTCTTGCCAATCTAACATTTTTGGATCTGGCTAGAAACAGGATCACTGTTCTGCCTGCGGATGTCTTCAGCAAACTGCCCCAGCTGCAAGTCCTCCGGCTGTATGAGAACGAGCTGCAGGACCTGCCAGAGGGGCTGCTGGATGCTCAGCgggggctgctggagctcagcctgcagaggAACAGGCTCAGGGTGCTGCCACCCACACTCCTGAGGAACCTGACCTACCTGGAAAAGCTCCTCCTGGACAACAACCTCATCGGGGTTCTCCCACCTCAGAGCTTCTTTGGTTTAAACAGATTGAAGCTGCTGACCCTAGGTTCAAACCGCATTACACAGCTCCCGTGCTGCCTTTTTGACACCATGCCACACCTCAGGGAGCTGGACCTGGGCAGCAACAGTTTAGCTGCACTTCCCGAGGGCATCTTTGTTAACCTCACATCTCTCGGCAAACTCATCTTGTCCCACAACCAGCTAGCAGCCCTGCCAAGGGGGGTCTTCACTGGGCTCAACAAGCTCTCAGACCTCCAGCTGGACACAAACCAGCTCTCTGCTCTGGATGCCGAGGTCTTT includes:
- the LRRC15 gene encoding leucine-rich repeat-containing protein 15 is translated as MGLMEQGGWWLLLLLLLGFHPACGQCPEQCQCVRTAQVECSGASITAVPSPIPANAMTLQIINTRITELGEASFGNASLLIGLRIEKNDLQRVSPDAFQHLPDLRYLSLASNKLQELPVQVFQPLGKLESLLLSSNQLLRVEPDHFAHLSNLKELQLHGNNLRELTEGLFDQLASLTKLNLARNNLDRLPPRAFERLPQLQVLRLYENQLRHIPAGAFDALPELQELGLHQNQLEMLSPELFVHNGNLQKLYLSNNLLTALPAGIFLPLRALSKITLHVNRLRDISPAAFGPMPNLRELWLYENELAALPAAVFSNLTQLQLLVLSKNQLRSLAPGAFRGLGELLELSLHSNALRRLDAGVLGGMPKLQNISLQNNRLQTLPRGFFTATPRLQHIQLHANNLESLPAGIFSPLAAVREVKLHNNSWRCDQAILPLRAWLEANPSKVGDSPPVCAQPAPLRGTPIAGLQQDQIPTARPSTPLPARPSQETLPSGPPTTLTATAVSQEEEEEEEGRGWWGLTRTQSTVVGAIIVLVCVALLCALVALVVYGCRKKSHVVLMRMKAPNEA
- the CPN2 gene encoding carboxypeptidase N subunit 2 yields the protein MPACSCCPAPRVHSPLFPRAGLSFGVLQGHGLLLLLISRKGQLHPSRNMLSAASTSAPGHIFPSQRVSLLAAGCVLPAAVVPMMPLSCSVLLPAVLGLGALLAWGLPLPCSLPCQCYGLASVFCSEERMREIPEGLPGNATQLFFVETALSRIRSGVLGPSTVLTKLVFINNRIQELEPGAFRGLPGLAELELSGNPLQSIHPELLKGLPSLTVLSLSSNALHSLHPELFTAVGSLQDLRLRGNRIEALPHDIFHPLQRLQALDLSQNVLAELPEGLLAPLTALRILKLSDNMLARLPPRAFVTLIHLAELHLDGNQLAKLPPGAFTGLVGLRRLQLQHNTLGSLAPDTFPGLTNLTSLSLEGNRLTQLPATLLQGTPSLLHLSLARNRLQTLPRGLFANLSALQSLVLQHNALSHLPTAAFHGLTELTALQLGHNNLSTLPPGLLGELPRLTSLGLEHNRLSHLPTGFFDANEELVRVGLESNPWVCDCRLAYLLSWLQVFAEPLIHLQASCTGPAALEGRPLLEVTLQPQVCARQQGWDAAPGEDTPGQCTYSDPEGTLHVSCNATSCQQLSLRLPPPPRGEAARLGPEHQGDWVLRSSCGTLRVSVLVTAWDGEKDVSPGVPAAP